From Triticum urartu cultivar G1812 chromosome 2, Tu2.1, whole genome shotgun sequence, a single genomic window includes:
- the LOC125539987 gene encoding zinc transporter 8-like, with protein sequence MKPSAGVLLAAVVALLLVAAVRGDDDCGSPESAAQDRARANPLKIAAFFSILVCGALGCSLPVLGRRVPALRPEGDVFFLVKAFAAGVILATGFIHILPDAFENLTSDCLPSDGPWKDFPFAGLGAMVGAIGTLVVDTVATGYFTRAHLNKDGAHGHGAVSSSAAVVDEEKQAAAAASEEARRHEGGEHEVHVHTHATHGHAHGSAALVAAVGGAEDEKDTIRHRVISQVLELGIVVHSVIIGISLGASQDPETIKPLVVALSFHQMFEGMGLGGCIVQAKFKARSIVTMILFFCLTTPVGIAVGYGISRVYNENSPTALVVEGGLNSVAAGILVYMALVDLLAEDFMNPKVQSRGKLQLGINVSMLVGAGLMSMLAKWA encoded by the exons ATGAAGCCGAGCGCCGGCGTCCTCCTCGCCGCCGTCGTGGCGCTGCTCTTGGTCGCCGCTGTGCGGGGCGATGACGACTGCGGGTCGCCGGAGTCGGCGGCGCAGGACCGCGCGCGGGCGAACCCTCTCAAaatcgcggccttcttctccatCCTGGTCTGCGGGGCGCTGGGCTGCTCCCTGCCCGTGCTGGGGCGGCGGGTGCCCGCGCTCCGGCCCGAGGGCGACGTCTTCTTCCTGGTCAAGGCGTTCGCGGCGGGGGTCATCCTCGCGACGGGGTTCATCCACATCCTCCCGGACGCCTTCGAGAACCTCACGTCGGACTGCCTGCCTTCCGATGGGCCGTGGAAGGACTTCCCGTTCGCCGGGCTAGGGGCCATGGTCGGCGCCATCGGCACGCTCGTCGTCGACACCGTCGCCACGGGGTACTTCACGCGCGCCCACCTGAACAAGGACGGAGCGCACGGCCACGGGGCGGTAAGCAGCAGCGCCGCCGTCGTGGACGAGGAGAAACAGGCCGCTGCCGCCGCCAGCGAGGAAGCGCGCCGTCACGAGGGCGGGGAGCACGAGGTACACGTCCACACGCACGCGACCCACGGCCACGCCCACGGGTCGGCGGCGCTCGTTGCGGCCGTCGGCGGCGCCGAGGACGAAAAGGACACGATCCGGCATCGCGTAATCTCTCAG GTACTTGAGTTGGGCATTGTGGTGCACTCGGTGATCATCGGCATCTCCCTCGGCGCGTCTCAGGACCCGGAAACAATCAAACCTCTCGTGGTCGCCTTGAGCTTCCACCAGATGTTCGAGGGAATGGGCCTTGGTGGCTGCATAGTTCAG GCAAAGTTCAAGGCCAGGTCCATCGTGACCATGATCCTCTTCTTCTGCCTGACAACGCCGGTGGGCATCGCCGTCGGCTATGGCATATCGCGAGTGTACAACGAGAACAGCCCGACGGCGCTGGTGGTGGAGGGCGGCCTCAACTCCGTGGCAGCGGGGATCCTCGTCTACATGGCCCTCGTCGACCTCCTCGCCGAGGACTTCATGAACCCCAAGGTGCAGAGCAGGGGGAAGCTGCAGCTCGGCATCAACGTCTCCATGCTGGTCGGTGCAGGCCTCATGTCCATGCTCGCCAAATGGGCCTAG
- the LOC125539988 gene encoding phosphatidylinositol/phosphatidylcholine transfer protein SFH6-like: protein MSVRRRSESTEGLFLFDERKDRRSDVENSEDERRRLSIGGSLKKKALNASSKLTHSLKKRGKRKVEHRASSFTIEDVRDEEEERAVFTFQQELLNRNLLCDKQNDYHMLLRFLKARKFDTEKAIHMWAEMLQWRKEFGADTILEDFVFEELDEVLSYYPQGYHGVDRQGRPVYIERLGKVDPNKLMNITTVDRYIKYHVQEFERAFLDKFPACSIAAKRHIDSTTTILDVEGVGFKNFSKTAREMLTRMQKIDSDYYPETLHQMFVVNAGGGFKLLWNSVKGFLDPKTVSKIHVLGTKFQSKLLEVIDGSQLPEFLGGTCTCAGEGGCLKSNKGPWNDPNIMKVAHNKEAKFVRHTRRLSEIEQRRGSFARLHLLKGRNSDTSTAESGSDVDDLGSPMMRSTLGCSRLAPVREEMQMRARESAAYYSCDDHFVVVDKTVDYGRGGSMPDKSSAPQVRVQAQPSGTQNTPGSSRNSRAILVPKEIPEEGKFYRFLRLLLVLVVRVFTFLRTVCSQPEITMVNNPLPPAPEFEHISGDHPAVEAFSVDLVSPVIERLQKLEGRVDELGSKPPEIPLEKERSLLDSWDRIKCIESDLERTKKVLQATVMKQLEIADSIDEVILSKLHRRRFCA, encoded by the exons ATGTCAG TCCGGCGACGGTCGGAGAGCACGGAGGGTCTGTTCTTATTCGATGAGCGAAAAGACCGGAGGTCGGACGTGGAGAACTCAGAGGATGAGAGGAGAAGGCTGTCCATTGGCGGGTCACTCAAGAAGAAAGCGCTGAATGCATCAAGCAAGCTCACACATTCGCTCAAGAAGCGGGGGAAGAGGAAGGTGGAGCATCGGGCTTCTTCCTTCACCATTGAAGACGTCAGGGATGAGGAGGAGGAGCGTGCCGTGTTTACATTTCAGCAAGAGCTTTTGAACAGGAACTTGCTATGTGACAAGCAAAATGACTATCACATGTTGCTGAG GTTTTTGAAGGCAAGGAAATTTGACACTGAGAAAGCCATTCATATGTGGGCTGAGATGCTCCAATGGAGAAAAGAATTCGGTGCGGATACAATACTCGAG GATTTCGTTTTTGAAGAGCTGGACGAGGTGCTCTCCTATTACCCTCAGGGTTACCATGGAGTTGACAGGCAAGGAAGGCCAGTATACATCGAGAGATTAGGGAAAGTTGACCCAAATAAACTGATGAACATCACCACAGTTGACCGCTACATCAAGTATCATGTGCAAGAGTTTGAGAGAGCCTTCTTGGACAAGTTTCCAGCATGCTCTATCGCAGCGAAAAGGCATATTGATTCTACAACCACTATACTAGATGTTGAAGGCGTG GGTTTCAAAAACTTCAGCAAAACAGCAAGGGAAATGCTAACTagaatgcaaaaaatagacagtGATTATTATCCTGAG ACACTGCACCAGATGTTTGTTGTAAATGCTGGCGGTGGTTTCAAGCTACTATGGAATTCAGTGAAAGGTTTTCTTGACCCTAAAACGGTCTCAAAGATACAT GTTTTGGGAACAAAATTCCAAAGCAAACTTCTTGAAGTAATAGATGGAAG CCAACTTCCTGAATTTTTGGGTGGAACATGCACATGTGCGGGTGAGGGAGGATGCCTCAAGTCTAACAAAGGTCCATGGAATGACCCTAACATTATGAAG GTTGCACATAACAAAGAAGCAAAGTTTGTAAGGCATACAAGACGCTTATCTGAGATCGAGCAACGAAGGGGTTCATTTGCTAGGTTACATCTTTTGAAG GGTAGAAACAGTGACACGTCAACAGCTGAGTCAGGATCAGATGTTGATGATCTAGGTTCTCCTATGATGAGAAGCACATTGGGGTGCAGTcgactagctccagttcgtgaAGAA ATGCAGATGAGAGCACGAGAGTCTGCGGCTTATTACAGTTGCGATGATCACTTTGTGGTGGTGGACAAAACAGTTGATTATGGCAGAGGAGGATCAATGCCAGATAAAAGCAGTGCCCCACAAGTAAGAGTACAAGCCCAGCCTTCAGGCACACAAAACACTCCAG GCTCTTCAAGAAACAGTCGTGCTATACTAGTACCCAAAGAGATTCCGGAGGAAGGGAAATTCTATCGTTTTCTCAGATTACTGCTGGTTCTGGTTGTTAGGGTTTTTACCTTCTTACGCACAGTATGCAGTCAGCCAGAGATAACGATGGTCAACAACCCACTACCTCCAGCTCCTGAGTTTGAACACATCTCTGGTGATCATCCAGCAGTTGAAGCGTTCAGTGTGGACCTTGTCAGTCCTGTCATTGAGCGCCTTCAGAAGCTCGAGGGTCGGGTTGATGAGCTCGGCAGCAAGCCCCCAGAGATTCCCCTGGAGAAAGAACGCTCCCTCTTGGATTCATGGGATAGGATCAAATGTATCGAATCTGACCTCGAAAGGACGAAGAAA GTTCTGCAGGCTACTGTGATGAAGCAACTAGAAATTGCAGACTCAATAGACGAAGTTATCTTGTCAAAGCTGCAC AGGCGAAGATTTTGTGCGTAA